Genomic window (Cellulosilyticum lentocellum DSM 5427):
TTTATGGGTATGATGTTTTATAAGAATACAGAAAGTATTATTCAAAATAAATCAGTGAGTTATTCAGCAGATTTGTTGAAAATGATTGAATTACGTATGAATGATTTTTCTAGTAATTTAGTGAGTATTACAGATGATATTTTATATGATGCCAAGATGTATGCTATCTTAGATGAAAAGAAGTCAGAAGTAGCAACAGAAGATTTAAGAGACTATTGTTATAATTTGCTTAGGCGTATTTGTTTAAGTAATAAGGAGATCCAGTCCATAACATTAGCTTCTTTAAATGAATATGAATATAGCTATGACTTAAATGCTGGTGGTGTAAGCATTGAAAGTAGTGCATCTTTTAAAGCAATGTTAGAAAAAGCTAGGCTAGCCCAGCACAAGCCTACTTGGTATACAGAGGTAGATGAGGAAAACAAGGTACGCAATTTATATCTTATTCGAATGATTTATGATAGTGATGACTTTAGTGAACGCGGACTTATTATTTTGCAAATTAATAGGCAAAGGCTCAAGGATGTTTATAATGACTTATCTACGGAATTTATGCAAAGTATCAATATTTTGTCTAAGGATAATAAATGGATAATAGGAACAGAAGAAGACTGGTATAATGAAGAAGAAAATGAGTGGATTTCTAATCAAGCAGATAACTGGGGTTATAGAATTGATAAAAAAGAACAACGTCTACTGGCTTTTATGAATATCGAAGGAACAGAGTGGAAGATTGTTGCGGAAGGATCTTTGAACCAATTAGTTAATGAAGAAATGGGACACTTTAGATTTTTGTTTATTATTGTTATGACCTTTACCATTTTATTACTCTCTATTTTTAGTATTTTAATGGCCATGGATATTTTAAGTCCAATCAATCGGTTAGTACATAGCATTAAAAAGGTAGAAGAGGAAAATATTCATCAAGAAGTTATTGTCGATAGAGAAGATGAGCTGGGTTATTTAAGTAAGTGCTTTAACAAGATGTCTAAAGAGATAGATAATCTATTAAATCGTGTCTATAAAGAAGAACTTACAAGACGAGAAGCAGAACTCAAAGCACTTCAAGCGCAAATTAATCCACACTTTTTATTTAATACACTAGAATCGATTAACTGGATGGCTCAGCTTAATAATGTACCAGAAATTAGAGATATGGTTACCTCTCTAGGGGCACTGATTGAAGCAAGTATCGGTAAGGGAAGTCCTATGGTACCTTTAAGTAAAGAACTGAAGTATATTGACAGTTATTTATTGATTATGAAAAATCGCTATGGTGAACGCTTAAGCTATGAAAGTGATATTGATACAAGTTTATTGGGACAAGAGGTCCCAAAGTTGATTTTGCAACCACTTATAGAAAATGCAATTTATCATGGCATAGATAAAATGAGAAAGAAAGGAACTATTAAGTTAACTATTCGTAGAGAAGATGAAACAATTTACATAGAAATTATGGATAACGGAAAAGGTATGCTTCCTGAGGAAGTGGAGGACTTAAATCAAAAGTTTAAAGAGGACCGAGACGATTATATACTAGGAGATAATCGAAAGAGTATTGGGTTAGCTAATGTCAACGGAAGGGTAAAGTTGTTCTTTGGTAAAGATTACGGCTTGCAAATAGAAAGTGAATATGAAACTTATACTAAAATGAAACTATATTTACCGATTAGAGACTAAGGGAGGAAACATAATGTTTAAGGTGCTTATTATTGATGATGAACCAACCATTCGTAAAGGACTTATTAATATCATTAACTGGAAGAAGTTTCAATGTGAAATTTGTGGAGAAGCTAGTGATGGTGTTGAAGGGTTAGAGAAAATAGAGGCATACAAGCCAGACTTAGTTTTTGCAGATATTAATATGCCAGAGATTAATGGCTTGGAGATGATTAAATCCGCTAAACAAATCGTTCCCCACAGTAAATTTATCATTTTGTCTGGTTATAGAGAGTTTAGTTATATGCAAGAAGCTATTAAAATTGGTGCTTTTGACTATATTTTAAAACCTTCTAGTATTGAAGATATTTGTGAAGTGGTTAAACGTGCTGTCATAGAGCTTAAGTATCAGCGAGATGATCAGTTAGAAGCCAAAAAACTAAGAAAATGTTTTGAAGAAAGTATTCCTATTTTAAAGGAGAAACTTCTTTACGATATTATTTTTCAAATTAATATTAATGAAGAAGAAATTAAAGAAGGGTTTGAACTATACGGCATTGAAATCAATGAATTTGTAATGATTATGATTGAAATTGATGGTGATTCTAAAAAGAAGGAGCCTTATCAAAGACAGCTTTACCAGTTTGGCATTGTCAATACAGTAGAGGAAATGTTTGCAGAAGAATTTAAAGTGGAAAAAATTGTACTTAATAATAAACAGATAGCCTTTATAATAGGAACACATGAAACAGTAGAACTTTTAGAAGAAGATGTTTATAAAAAAGTACATAGTATACAGCAGCTTGTAGAAAGTTGTTTTGATTTCACCGTAAGCATTGCTATTAGTACCAAAGGAAAGGATGTAGACGAGCTTCATGATAAGATGATGGAGTGTAAAAATGCCTTAGCTTATCGCTTTTATATGGGAAATAGCTCCATTATTTTATATCGTGACCTTTCAGGATTTTATAAAGGACAAGATAATCTTGCTTTCGATGGCATTGATAAAGTCTTATGTAATACCATTAAAACCGGGAATGAAGAAGATGTAGTACATATATTAGGACAAATTAATGATAAAGTGATACAAACCAATCTAGATCCGGAATATATTAAAACCTTTTATTGGAATCTCATTTATGAGATTAATATGATTCGCATTTCGATTAAAAACTTAGAAGTGCAGGATAAAGATTTAAGCCATGACATTTCAAGTTTGTACAAGCTTATTGATAATGCAACACAGGTAAAAGAGTTACAGGACCTTTTAGAAGATGTAGCCATGAGTGTTGTGCATCGTATTAATCGTTATAATAAAAAGAATATTAATCAAATTTTGCAAAAGGCAATGGACTATATTTGCGAAAATTATACCATGTCGATTACTCTTAATGAATTAGCTGAACATACTTATGTAAGCACTTATTATTTAAGCCGTATGTTTAAAAAAGAATTAGGTAAGAATTTTGTAGAATATTTAAATGAAGTACGTATTGATAAAGCTAAAGAATTGCTAAAGGATAATAAGTATAAAACCTATGAAGTTGCTGAGTTAGTAGGTATTCAAGATCCCCATTACTTCTCTAAGATTTTTAAGAAATATGTAAATATGACACCTACAGAATATAAAGATAGTCAACTTTGATCTCTCTTAAAAATGACCCCTAAATTTAGGGGTCATTTTTTTGCTAAAAAAAACACACTTACTTCTTTAATTAATTGATAGAAAGAAAATATAGACAATAACTAAGGATAAGAAAAATTAAACTAGCAAATAATTGTTGTAATATTTTATAAATGTTGTATTAATCAAAAATAAACAAAAATGCAACATATTCTATTAATAAAAATGGTAAAAAGTTATAGTATGTGTGTAAGGAGAGTGAAGCGAATGAGTAATAAAGCAAAAACAAAACAAAATTCAACTGTTTTGGAAGAGTTTAAAAAGAATATTGCACTATTCATTATGTTGCTGCCTGGATTAATTGTTATGCTATTTAACAATTATCTTCCTATGTTTGGTCTAGTATTCGCTTTCAGAAAGATGGATACCTATACTAAACTTTTTGGGTCAGGCTGGAACGGTTTCAAAAACTTCGAGTACTTATTTGGCACAAGTAAGGCTTGGGAAGTGACAAGAAACACGATAGGCTATAACGTTATATTTA
Coding sequences:
- a CDS encoding cache domain-containing sensor histidine kinase, yielding MFNYIKRFYKKMSIKQKLLLLFSVQIIIPMAFMGMMFYKNTESIIQNKSVSYSADLLKMIELRMNDFSSNLVSITDDILYDAKMYAILDEKKSEVATEDLRDYCYNLLRRICLSNKEIQSITLASLNEYEYSYDLNAGGVSIESSASFKAMLEKARLAQHKPTWYTEVDEENKVRNLYLIRMIYDSDDFSERGLIILQINRQRLKDVYNDLSTEFMQSINILSKDNKWIIGTEEDWYNEEENEWISNQADNWGYRIDKKEQRLLAFMNIEGTEWKIVAEGSLNQLVNEEMGHFRFLFIIVMTFTILLLSIFSILMAMDILSPINRLVHSIKKVEEENIHQEVIVDREDELGYLSKCFNKMSKEIDNLLNRVYKEELTRREAELKALQAQINPHFLFNTLESINWMAQLNNVPEIRDMVTSLGALIEASIGKGSPMVPLSKELKYIDSYLLIMKNRYGERLSYESDIDTSLLGQEVPKLILQPLIENAIYHGIDKMRKKGTIKLTIRREDETIYIEIMDNGKGMLPEEVEDLNQKFKEDRDDYILGDNRKSIGLANVNGRVKLFFGKDYGLQIESEYETYTKMKLYLPIRD
- a CDS encoding response regulator, producing MFKVLIIDDEPTIRKGLINIINWKKFQCEICGEASDGVEGLEKIEAYKPDLVFADINMPEINGLEMIKSAKQIVPHSKFIILSGYREFSYMQEAIKIGAFDYILKPSSIEDICEVVKRAVIELKYQRDDQLEAKKLRKCFEESIPILKEKLLYDIIFQININEEEIKEGFELYGIEINEFVMIMIEIDGDSKKKEPYQRQLYQFGIVNTVEEMFAEEFKVEKIVLNNKQIAFIIGTHETVELLEEDVYKKVHSIQQLVESCFDFTVSIAISTKGKDVDELHDKMMECKNALAYRFYMGNSSIILYRDLSGFYKGQDNLAFDGIDKVLCNTIKTGNEEDVVHILGQINDKVIQTNLDPEYIKTFYWNLIYEINMIRISIKNLEVQDKDLSHDISSLYKLIDNATQVKELQDLLEDVAMSVVHRINRYNKKNINQILQKAMDYICENYTMSITLNELAEHTYVSTYYLSRMFKKELGKNFVEYLNEVRIDKAKELLKDNKYKTYEVAELVGIQDPHYFSKIFKKYVNMTPTEYKDSQL